One window of Thermodesulfobacteriota bacterium genomic DNA carries:
- a CDS encoding site-specific integrase: MPEKDNEKTETLSPKQLTRLIEVLNEHGTEPAALIMKLALFTGMRRGEILKLQWQDVDLQKGFIFLADPKGGQSQKLPLSPAAVEVLKQCPRHKTSLYVFPGRHGGKRATTKRLIDKLKNEAGLPDDFRPLHGLRHVYASTLVESGVDLYRVQKLLTHKSTAMTQRYSHLKDETLRSAAVTAAAAILGGPESKAEKTGTETK, encoded by the coding sequence ATGCCTGAAAAAGACAACGAAAAAACAGAAACATTAAGCCCGAAACAATTAACAAGACTCATTGAAGTTTTAAACGAACACGGAACCGAACCGGCGGCCCTGATTATGAAGCTGGCCCTGTTTACTGGAATGAGGCGCGGGGAAATTCTCAAATTGCAATGGCAGGATGTAGACTTGCAAAAGGGGTTTATTTTCCTGGCCGACCCAAAGGGCGGGCAAAGCCAGAAACTGCCATTGAGCCCGGCGGCGGTTGAAGTTTTAAAACAATGCCCACGGCACAAAACAAGCCTTTACGTTTTCCCTGGGAGGCATGGCGGAAAACGGGCTACCACGAAACGGTTGATTGATAAACTGAAAAATGAGGCTGGCCTTCCCGACGACTTCCGGCCCCTGCACGGACTGAGGCACGTTTACGCTTCAACGCTGGTAGAAAGCGGGGTTGATTTATACCGGGTTCAGAAATTGTTAACCCACAAAAGCACGGCCATGACGCAAAGATACAGCCACTTAAAGGATGAAACATTGCGAAGCGCGGCGGTTACGGCTGCGGCGGCCATACTGGGCGGCCCGGAAAGCAAGGCCGAAAAGACGGGCACCGAAACAAAATAA
- a CDS encoding DUF6516 family protein, translating to MTAEKDGSLDTLLDLDGEIFPMDSGFWVKFEIKPIPPSKTAPHGIKYSLTLHDRNNNRVVGFDNAHAVKPRKQKGFSGRKVAWDHAHRLDKVQPYHFQSAGQLLEDFWKAVDQYLKG from the coding sequence ATGACCGCTGAAAAAGATGGTTCCCTTGACACGCTGCTGGACTTGGACGGTGAAATCTTTCCCATGGATAGCGGTTTCTGGGTAAAATTCGAAATCAAGCCCATACCGCCAAGCAAAACCGCGCCCCATGGGATAAAGTATTCCCTGACGCTGCATGACCGGAACAATAACCGGGTTGTCGGTTTTGATAATGCCCATGCGGTCAAGCCACGGAAGCAGAAAGGCTTTTCCGGAAGAAAAGTTGCCTGGGATCATGCGCACCGTTTGGATAAGGTGCAACCGTATCATTTTCAATCCGCCGGCCAGTTGCTTGAAGATTTCTGGAAGGCGGTTGATCAATACTTGAAGGGATAA
- a CDS encoding transcriptional regulator produces the protein MAEKVMKIGIMSKEDYRRRTIAIAKGEYKPGKSEPKIWFESMESLGQILSGQNQKLLRLIKEKHPASLAELETISGRKKSNLSRTLKTLSNYGIVDLVRTKGMVRPVVNATDFKVELSI, from the coding sequence ATGGCCGAAAAAGTAATGAAAATTGGGATCATGTCAAAGGAAGATTACCGGCGTCGGACGATTGCCATTGCCAAAGGTGAATATAAACCCGGTAAGAGTGAGCCAAAAATCTGGTTTGAATCCATGGAATCCCTGGGGCAGATTTTGAGCGGCCAGAATCAAAAGCTGTTGCGGTTAATCAAGGAAAAGCATCCGGCATCCCTGGCCGAACTGGAAACCATATCCGGCCGGAAGAAATCGAATTTATCAAGAACCCTTAAAACCCTTTCCAATTACGGCATTGTTGATCTGGTGCGCACAAAAGGGATGGTGCGGCCGGTTGTAAACGCCACGGATTTCAAGGTTGAATTGAGCATATAA
- a CDS encoding helix-turn-helix domain-containing protein has protein sequence MEAQKLLNTKEAAALIGSNPRTLDNWRGLGRGPVYVKLNKRNVRYALDDLLEYIARHRVTPAGGGYE, from the coding sequence ATGGAAGCCCAAAAACTACTAAATACCAAGGAAGCGGCGGCCCTGATAGGCTCGAACCCTCGAACGTTGGACAACTGGCGCGGTTTAGGGCGCGGTCCGGTTTACGTAAAATTGAATAAACGCAACGTGCGTTATGCCTTGGATGACTTGCTGGAATATATCGCACGTCACCGGGTTACACCGGCAGGAGGCGGCTATGAATAA
- a CDS encoding DUF3987 domain-containing protein, translated as MIGATVGRYVSIEMKDGWQEPLIFWVIDINESGGGKTAKMQSLASVFRELQRNEQERARLETIEWETMAPQDRGRPADRSRAYYCTDLTLEGLRADLDGHSTGGILAILAEASSLISGQNEYKNGKGTDRESWLRLYDGHDVRISRASRSMLITGARVSVIGGIQPLIFQQVFGKGDKQFLKDGTIYRGLFTYAPSDHHTLTPETWADADQQVWEDVLKRAFAWVDGQELLHRIHLNEEGQSLFLTWRNDLDRQKFDLPPEIRGFLPKAYGTALRLAAAIDLIHCFHKDQSPRKQMGEEGVQRGIDAAMFYLGQAVDATRLILGVALKINPMKKKIRQAIRDRGTMTATEINEDVFKRNIPAEKIQAALNEMVMNSQLSMTIESTDGRPRTIYVLHEKNELTKKAARADQTHNHYSFNSFNSLPDEIEI; from the coding sequence ATGATTGGGGCAACTGTAGGTCGTTATGTTTCGATAGAGATGAAAGACGGTTGGCAAGAACCACTAATTTTCTGGGTTATCGATATAAATGAAAGTGGCGGAGGAAAAACGGCGAAAATGCAAAGTCTGGCAAGCGTATTCAGGGAATTACAGCGCAATGAACAGGAACGGGCAAGGTTAGAAACAATTGAATGGGAAACAATGGCTCCGCAAGACCGTGGACGGCCAGCAGACAGATCCCGTGCCTATTATTGCACAGATTTAACTCTAGAAGGCTTGCGGGCTGACTTGGACGGCCATAGCACCGGCGGCATTCTTGCCATATTAGCCGAGGCCAGTAGCCTGATCAGTGGGCAGAATGAATATAAAAACGGGAAGGGAACGGACCGAGAATCATGGTTACGACTTTATGACGGGCATGATGTTCGAATCAGCCGTGCTTCAAGAAGTATGTTAATCACCGGCGCGCGCGTATCTGTTATAGGTGGGATTCAACCGTTAATTTTCCAGCAAGTGTTTGGCAAAGGAGATAAGCAATTCCTGAAAGATGGAACAATCTACCGGGGGCTCTTTACATATGCCCCGTCAGATCACCACACATTGACGCCCGAAACTTGGGCAGATGCCGACCAGCAGGTTTGGGAAGACGTATTAAAGCGGGCCTTCGCTTGGGTAGACGGTCAAGAGCTTCTCCACCGCATTCATTTGAATGAAGAAGGGCAATCTTTATTTTTAACCTGGCGAAACGACTTAGACCGGCAGAAATTCGACTTGCCCCCTGAGATTCGAGGTTTCTTGCCAAAGGCGTATGGGACGGCGTTACGGTTAGCCGCAGCCATTGATTTGATTCATTGCTTCCATAAGGACCAGTCACCACGGAAGCAGATGGGTGAGGAAGGGGTGCAAAGGGGTATTGATGCGGCTATGTTCTACCTAGGACAGGCTGTGGACGCCACCCGCCTGATTCTCGGAGTGGCATTGAAAATAAACCCTATGAAAAAGAAAATTCGGCAGGCTATCCGAGACCGGGGAACGATGACCGCCACCGAAATCAACGAAGATGTTTTTAAAAGAAATATCCCGGCGGAAAAAATACAGGCGGCACTCAATGAAATGGTAATGAATAGCCAGTTAAGTATGACCATCGAATCAACTGACGGGCGGCCAAGAACAATATACGTACTGCACGAAAAAAACGAATTAACGAAAAAAGCGGCAAGAGCCGACCAAACACACAACCATTATTCGTTTAATTCGTTTAATTCGTTGCCGGATGAAATTGAAATATGA
- the gltX gene encoding glutamate--tRNA ligase, translating into METIVTRFPPSPTGHLHIGGARTALFNWLYARHTGGRFILRIEDTDTQRSTQASADGIIESLQWLGIDWDEGPYFQSERFDIYRQYADRLVAAGRAYYCDCTPELLEEKRKKALAVGGNPAYDGTCREKGLAPSDKTVVRFRTPDAGKTILDDAVKGTIAFDNAETGDFVIFRSDGTPTYNFAVVVDDITMGVNTIIRGDDHVANTPRQIMLYLALDHPLPLFAHVPMVLGSDRSRLSKRHGAMSVLEYRDMGFLPSGLLNYLVRLGWSHGDQEYFTMAELKEKFTLDHIGKSAGVFNPDKLLAINAEHIKNTPPEALTTHLKPFLKGKGYAADDDRYLAGVISTLTLRSKTLREMADKAAFYFEEPLSYDEKAAQKFLVPDNLNLLEMSAEAVDGLTDYTQENLEKAFQLILDRTGVKFGKIAQPLRVAITGRTESPGIFETMVALGRPAVTRRLAAAIARIKNP; encoded by the coding sequence ATGGAAACCATTGTGACCCGCTTTCCGCCGAGCCCCACCGGTCATCTGCATATCGGCGGCGCCAGGACGGCCCTGTTTAACTGGCTTTACGCCCGGCACACCGGCGGCCGATTTATACTGCGCATCGAGGATACCGACACGCAGCGCTCCACCCAGGCCTCGGCCGACGGCATCATCGAATCGTTGCAGTGGCTGGGCATCGACTGGGATGAAGGGCCTTATTTTCAGTCGGAACGGTTTGATATTTATCGCCAGTACGCCGACCGGCTGGTGGCGGCCGGCCGGGCCTATTACTGTGATTGTACGCCCGAGTTGCTGGAGGAAAAAAGGAAAAAAGCCCTGGCTGTGGGCGGCAACCCGGCTTATGACGGTACCTGCCGGGAAAAGGGGCTGGCCCCGTCGGATAAAACCGTGGTCCGCTTCCGGACGCCGGATGCCGGAAAAACCATTCTGGATGATGCCGTCAAGGGCACCATCGCCTTTGACAACGCCGAAACCGGTGATTTTGTCATTTTCAGGAGCGACGGCACGCCCACCTATAATTTTGCCGTGGTGGTGGACGACATCACCATGGGTGTCAACACCATTATCCGGGGGGACGATCACGTGGCCAACACGCCCCGCCAGATCATGCTCTACCTTGCCCTGGATCACCCCCTGCCGCTTTTTGCCCATGTGCCCATGGTTCTGGGCAGCGACCGGTCACGGTTGAGCAAGCGGCACGGCGCCATGTCCGTCCTGGAGTACCGGGACATGGGCTTTCTGCCTTCCGGGCTGCTGAACTATCTGGTCCGCCTGGGCTGGTCCCACGGCGACCAGGAATATTTCACCATGGCGGAGTTGAAAGAAAAGTTTACCCTGGATCATATCGGCAAATCGGCCGGAGTGTTCAATCCCGACAAGCTGCTGGCCATCAATGCCGAACACATCAAGAACACCCCGCCGGAGGCCCTGACGACCCACCTCAAACCGTTCCTGAAGGGAAAGGGATACGCCGCTGACGATGACCGCTACCTTGCCGGCGTCATCTCAACCCTGACGTTACGGAGCAAGACCCTGCGGGAAATGGCGGACAAGGCCGCCTTTTATTTTGAAGAGCCGCTTTCCTATGATGAGAAGGCGGCGCAGAAATTTCTGGTGCCGGACAACCTGAACCTGCTTGAGATGAGCGCCGAGGCGGTCGACGGCCTGACTGACTATACCCAGGAAAACCTGGAAAAAGCCTTTCAACTGATCCTGGACAGGACCGGTGTAAAATTCGGAAAAATTGCCCAGCCCCTGCGGGTGGCCATCACCGGTCGGACCGAAAGCCCCGGTATTTTTGAAACCATGGTGGCCCTGGGCCGGCCGGCGGTAACCCGGAGGCTGGCCGCGGCAATCGCCCGCATTAAAAACCCATGA
- a CDS encoding aldehyde ferredoxin oxidoreductase family protein: MASRYKGYTGRVADIDLSSGTISDYPVTDEDREKFLGGRYLSTKILWDTLKPGVDPLSSDNLLIVMTSPLTATGAPSSSRYDISAKSPLTGGIGHSNSGGNFGIHLKRAGFDGVIVRGKAAQPVYIEMNDGQIAIRPAGDIWGTDTQKAQEMMLAGNKGGTMAIGPAGENLVRFASVVSQERSHGRAGMGAVMGSKNLKGMAAFGKQKIDIAAPEAFKQTVRKWVQLLQSHPATGDIVPKYGTAVFVNILSRNNALPTRNFTEGTFEKADDISGERLAEKYLVKNFGCVTCPIRCGRVVEYNGKEIKGPEYEILCLMGANLGVSDMDSIIRWNYELDLLGMDTISIGNVLGFATELNRKGLWKNDLDFGRTDNISAIIADIAYRRGIGSDLAEGVKRLSEKYGGAEFAAHSKGLEMAAYEPRSAVGHGLGYATANRGACHLDGGYMIYFEVSGPATLKPLHARSKPGWVILDQNLLSAISAGGNCLFTSWTFVPAQAFKLPSHPVASAVVSFLLTWTWPLIDGMLRLPPWMQKIHLPMLPHSKAIKLATGMPMDFGRFVAVGNRGFTLERMFNLREGIDKKQDWLPRRFTHEPLSGDLKRVVPLDKMLPKYYQLRGWDSNGNPTDNTLKKLGLWFTRG, from the coding sequence ATGGCATCCCGATACAAGGGGTATACCGGCCGGGTGGCGGATATCGACCTTTCTTCCGGAACGATTTCCGATTATCCGGTCACGGACGAAGACCGGGAAAAATTTCTGGGCGGACGATATCTGTCCACCAAAATCCTCTGGGATACATTGAAACCGGGGGTAGACCCGCTTTCCTCGGACAACCTGCTGATCGTCATGACCTCGCCGCTGACCGCAACCGGCGCGCCCTCGTCCAGCCGCTATGATATTTCCGCCAAAAGTCCGCTGACCGGCGGCATCGGGCATTCCAACAGCGGCGGCAATTTCGGTATTCACCTCAAGCGCGCCGGTTTTGACGGCGTGATCGTGCGGGGTAAGGCAGCCCAGCCGGTATATATCGAAATGAATGACGGTCAGATTGCAATCAGACCGGCCGGAGACATCTGGGGCACGGATACCCAGAAGGCCCAGGAGATGATGCTGGCCGGCAACAAGGGCGGTACCATGGCCATCGGCCCGGCCGGAGAAAACCTGGTGCGCTTTGCCTCGGTGGTCTCCCAGGAAAGAAGTCATGGCCGGGCCGGCATGGGAGCGGTCATGGGCTCGAAAAACCTGAAAGGCATGGCCGCTTTCGGCAAACAGAAGATCGACATCGCCGCGCCCGAGGCATTCAAGCAGACCGTCAGAAAATGGGTTCAGCTGCTGCAGTCTCACCCCGCTACCGGCGATATTGTTCCCAAATACGGAACGGCCGTGTTTGTCAATATCCTTTCCCGCAACAACGCCCTGCCCACCCGGAATTTTACCGAAGGCACCTTTGAAAAGGCCGATGATATCAGCGGCGAACGGCTGGCGGAAAAATACCTTGTCAAAAACTTCGGGTGCGTGACCTGCCCCATCCGCTGCGGCCGGGTGGTGGAATATAACGGGAAGGAGATCAAGGGACCTGAGTATGAAATTCTCTGCCTCATGGGAGCCAATCTCGGCGTCAGCGACATGGATTCGATTATCCGTTGGAACTACGAGCTGGATCTTCTCGGCATGGACACCATCAGCATCGGCAACGTGCTGGGGTTTGCCACGGAATTGAACCGCAAAGGGCTGTGGAAAAACGACCTTGATTTCGGCCGGACCGACAACATCTCCGCGATCATTGCCGACATCGCCTATCGCCGGGGGATTGGCAGCGACCTGGCCGAAGGCGTCAAACGCCTGTCGGAAAAATACGGCGGAGCCGAGTTCGCGGCTCATTCCAAAGGGCTGGAAATGGCGGCCTATGAACCCCGGTCGGCGGTGGGACACGGCCTGGGATACGCCACCGCCAACCGGGGCGCCTGCCACCTGGACGGCGGGTATATGATTTATTTTGAGGTTTCCGGTCCGGCCACGCTCAAACCGCTTCATGCCCGTTCCAAACCGGGCTGGGTTATTCTGGACCAGAACCTGCTTTCCGCCATCAGCGCCGGCGGAAACTGCCTGTTTACCTCCTGGACCTTTGTGCCGGCCCAGGCTTTCAAGCTTCCAAGCCATCCCGTGGCTTCCGCCGTCGTCAGTTTTCTGCTGACCTGGACCTGGCCGCTGATCGACGGCATGCTAAGGCTGCCGCCCTGGATGCAAAAAATCCACCTGCCCATGCTGCCCCATTCCAAAGCCATCAAACTGGCCACGGGCATGCCCATGGATTTCGGCCGGTTCGTGGCGGTCGGCAATCGGGGTTTTACCCTGGAGCGGATGTTTAATTTACGTGAAGGAATCGACAAAAAACAGGACTGGCTTCCCCGACGGTTTACCCATGAACCCCTGTCCGGAGATCTCAAAAGGGTGGTTCCCCTGGATAAAATGCTGCCAAAATACTATCAATTGCGGGGCTGGGATTCAAACGGGAACCCAACGGATAACACTTTGAAAAAACTCGGTCTTTGGTTTACCCGCGGCTGA
- the rpmF gene encoding 50S ribosomal protein L32 translates to MAVPKHKKSKSKRDMRHAHYKASPVDVISCPQCGEAKQPHRACPSCGTYKGRTAFEVKE, encoded by the coding sequence ATGGCAGTTCCAAAGCACAAGAAATCCAAATCAAAACGGGATATGCGGCACGCCCACTACAAGGCATCCCCGGTAGATGTCATTTCCTGCCCGCAATGCGGGGAAGCCAAGCAACCTCACCGGGCCTGCCCTTCCTGCGGCACTTACAAAGGCCGGACGGCCTTCGAAGTCAAGGAATAG
- the fabG gene encoding 3-oxoacyl-[acyl-carrier-protein] reductase — translation MGLDQNQRVVVVTGGARGIGRAVCLALAVRGTHVYFNYSRSLSAAQETEVLIRKQGGQATAVAADVSKENEVKDFFGAIVDESGRLDVLVNNAGITRDGLIPRMSEQDWDDVLAVNLKGAFLCMKAASRQMLRQRSGRIINISSVVGLTGNPGQANYAASKAGLIGLTRSVAAEFASRNITVNAVAAGLIHTDMTAVLSAEEKKGITEKIPLGRIGEPEDVAGVVAFLASDQAAYITGQVIHVNGGLYMG, via the coding sequence ATGGGTCTTGACCAGAACCAGCGGGTAGTCGTGGTAACGGGGGGAGCCCGCGGCATCGGCCGGGCGGTATGCCTGGCCCTGGCCGTAAGGGGTACTCATGTTTATTTTAATTATTCCAGATCGTTATCGGCGGCCCAGGAAACAGAGGTGTTGATCAGAAAACAGGGCGGCCAGGCAACGGCTGTCGCTGCCGATGTCTCTAAAGAAAATGAGGTCAAAGATTTTTTTGGCGCCATTGTCGATGAGTCCGGCCGCCTGGATGTTCTGGTCAACAACGCCGGCATCACCCGGGACGGCTTGATCCCCCGCATGAGCGAGCAGGATTGGGACGATGTTCTGGCCGTGAATCTCAAGGGCGCTTTTCTGTGCATGAAAGCGGCCTCCCGGCAGATGCTCCGGCAGCGGTCGGGCCGGATCATCAATATCAGTTCCGTGGTAGGGCTGACCGGCAATCCCGGCCAGGCCAACTACGCGGCCTCCAAAGCGGGGTTGATCGGGCTGACCCGATCGGTGGCGGCGGAATTCGCCTCCCGGAACATCACCGTGAACGCCGTGGCGGCCGGTCTGATCCATACGGATATGACGGCGGTTCTCTCCGCCGAGGAAAAAAAGGGCATCACCGAAAAAATTCCCCTGGGACGGATAGGAGAACCCGAGGACGTGGCAGGGGTGGTGGCGTTTCTGGCATCTGACCAGGCCGCGTATATCACCGGCCAGGTGATTCACGTCAACGGCGGATTATACATGGGATAG
- the acpP gene encoding acyl carrier protein codes for MSVEDKVKRIIADRLEIAAEDISLESEFISDLGADSLDIVELLMSLEDEFDLEISDDEAEKIKTVQDAVSYINERL; via the coding sequence ATGTCGGTTGAAGATAAGGTCAAACGGATTATCGCAGACAGACTGGAGATCGCCGCAGAGGACATCAGCCTTGAATCCGAATTCATCAGTGACCTGGGCGCGGATTCCCTGGATATTGTGGAGTTGCTGATGTCTCTGGAGGACGAATTCGATCTGGAAATTTCGGATGACGAAGCGGAAAAGATCAAAACCGTGCAGGACGCCGTCAGTTACATTAATGAACGGCTTTAG
- the glyA gene encoding serine hydroxymethyltransferase: protein MSLELLEKSDPEVARAIRLELERQQNNLELIASENVASPAVMAAQGSVMTNKYAEGYPSKRYYGGCEFVDVAEQLAIDRAKRLFQAAYANVQPHSGSQANMGVYFALLKPGDTILGMDLSHGGHLTHGSPANFSGQLFNFKHYGVRPDTGRIDYDQLADLARTHRPKMIVAGASAYPRRLEFEKFREIARSVNALLVVDMAHIAGLVAADQHPSPLPFADVVTSTTHKTLRGPRGGLILSNQDYSKILNKEIFPGIQGGPLMHVIAAKAVAFGEALTEGFRTYQAAVVENAGILARSLMDRGVDLVSGGTDNHLMLADLRSLGVTGKEAETILERAGLTVNKNTIPNDPQGPLVTSGVRIGTPVLTSRGMTGKEMEIVADLMVTVLKNRADEAVIQRSKAAVKDLCRQFPLYA, encoded by the coding sequence TTGAGCTTGGAGTTGCTGGAAAAGAGTGATCCTGAAGTTGCCCGGGCGATTCGCCTGGAGCTGGAGCGGCAACAGAACAACCTGGAGCTGATCGCCTCGGAGAACGTCGCCAGCCCGGCGGTTATGGCCGCCCAGGGCAGCGTCATGACGAACAAATACGCCGAGGGATATCCCTCCAAGCGCTATTACGGCGGTTGCGAGTTCGTCGATGTGGCCGAGCAGCTGGCCATTGACCGGGCCAAGCGGCTGTTTCAGGCGGCCTATGCCAATGTACAGCCCCACTCCGGATCTCAAGCCAATATGGGGGTTTATTTCGCGTTGCTCAAGCCCGGAGACACCATCCTGGGAATGGACCTGTCCCACGGCGGGCACTTGACTCATGGCAGTCCGGCCAACTTTTCCGGTCAGTTGTTTAACTTCAAACATTACGGGGTGCGCCCGGATACCGGCCGCATCGACTACGACCAGCTCGCGGACCTGGCCAGAACCCATCGCCCGAAAATGATCGTGGCCGGCGCCAGTGCTTACCCGCGCCGGCTGGAGTTTGAAAAATTCCGGGAGATCGCCCGGTCCGTCAACGCCCTGCTGGTAGTAGACATGGCCCACATCGCCGGGCTGGTGGCGGCGGACCAGCATCCGTCGCCCCTGCCCTTTGCCGACGTGGTCACCTCTACGACCCACAAGACCCTGCGGGGACCCCGGGGAGGACTGATTCTTTCCAACCAGGATTACAGCAAAATACTCAACAAGGAAATATTCCCCGGTATTCAGGGCGGACCGCTGATGCATGTCATTGCGGCCAAGGCGGTAGCGTTCGGGGAGGCCCTGACCGAAGGCTTCCGAACCTATCAGGCGGCCGTGGTGGAAAACGCCGGAATTCTGGCCCGGTCGCTGATGGACCGGGGCGTTGACCTGGTTTCCGGAGGAACGGACAATCATCTCATGCTGGCGGATCTGCGGAGTCTCGGGGTTACCGGCAAGGAAGCCGAAACAATTCTGGAGCGGGCCGGCTTAACGGTAAACAAAAACACCATTCCCAACGATCCGCAGGGGCCCCTGGTTACCAGCGGCGTCCGGATCGGGACGCCCGTATTGACGTCCCGGGGGATGACCGGAAAAGAAATGGAGATCGTGGCCGATCTGATGGTTACCGTTCTAAAAAATCGAGCCGATGAAGCCGTTATTCAGCGGTCAAAGGCGGCGGTCAAAGACCTCTGCCGGCAGTTTCCGCTCTATGCCTGA
- a CDS encoding cytidine/deoxycytidylate deaminase family protein — protein MDGSTGKNWKRPEWHTYFMQIAELVASRSTCLRRSVGAVIVKNKRILATGYNGAPSGVAHCSETGCLRAQLQVPSGERHELCRGIHAEQNAIIQAASHGVTISGADLYCTNHPCSICAKMIINAGLKTIYYKDGYADALSAKMLSEADIKLIQTGGQTERG, from the coding sequence ATGGACGGTTCAACCGGAAAAAACTGGAAACGACCGGAATGGCATACCTACTTCATGCAGATCGCCGAACTGGTCGCCAGCCGTTCCACCTGTCTGCGGCGATCCGTCGGGGCCGTAATCGTTAAAAACAAGCGGATTCTGGCCACCGGATATAACGGGGCTCCGTCGGGTGTCGCCCATTGCTCCGAAACCGGCTGTCTCCGGGCCCAGCTTCAGGTGCCGTCGGGTGAGCGGCATGAATTGTGCCGGGGCATTCATGCCGAACAGAACGCCATCATCCAGGCCGCTTCCCACGGGGTCACCATCAGCGGAGCCGACCTTTACTGCACCAATCATCCCTGTTCGATATGCGCCAAGATGATCATCAACGCCGGGTTAAAAACCATCTATTACAAGGATGGGTATGCCGACGCCTTGTCAGCTAAAATGTTGAGCGAAGCGGACATTAAGCTGATCCAGACGGGCGGCCAGACCGAAAGGGGATAA
- the nrdR gene encoding transcriptional regulator NrdR, with protein MKCPFCGGLENKVIDSRLSREDTETRRRRECLACQRRFTTYEHVEKVPIMIVKKDGRREPFLKEKVRVGIHSACQKRPISTNAIEAFIDELERDLMETGENEIPSSIIGEKVMKKLHALDDVAYVRFASVYREFKDVHDFYSELKSLLKR; from the coding sequence ATGAAATGCCCGTTTTGCGGAGGACTCGAGAACAAAGTTATCGATTCCCGACTTAGCCGGGAAGACACGGAAACCCGCCGCCGCCGGGAATGCCTCGCCTGTCAGCGCCGTTTTACCACCTACGAGCATGTGGAAAAGGTGCCCATCATGATCGTCAAGAAGGACGGCCGCCGGGAGCCCTTTCTCAAAGAAAAGGTCCGGGTCGGTATTCACAGCGCCTGCCAGAAGCGCCCGATCAGCACCAACGCCATCGAGGCGTTTATCGATGAACTGGAGCGGGACCTGATGGAAACCGGCGAGAACGAGATCCCTTCGAGCATCATCGGCGAGAAGGTCATGAAAAAACTGCATGCCCTGGACGACGTGGCCTACGTCCGGTTTGCCTCGGTATACAGAGAATTCAAAGACGTGCATGATTTTTATTCCGAGCTGAAAAGTTTGTTAAAACGATAG